Proteins found in one Candidatus Nitrosopelagicus brevis genomic segment:
- a CDS encoding DNA primase, producing MVNLGNDEIVKYPFLTEAGKYLNDKGFSLEQFGSDPDLKKIVDNAFERIITSSEGRIFKSDPASNNSALPLEIFSFLIAVILLKLSGMNTLIRRFSLAEARRAEKFLEKDLMNHQDATKAKLSLQILHELFSVTVEKTDEEFTILVSDYLKHSINFHEREWKLINRKVTKGKVHLTPHETVRLVRKELDRHIYTKINSSSTPQMIIGFETYVDKLKQLAKKFEVKTVESKEFPPCIKHAIEVLEKGENLPHSGRFMLATFLLNKGQTVEQIAPLFKNAPDYNPKVTIYQLNQLSGTSGTTEYKCPSCEKVKSKDLCFPVPACDTIINPLQFGRKRV from the coding sequence ATGGTTAATCTTGGAAATGACGAAATTGTAAAGTATCCTTTTCTTACTGAAGCAGGAAAATATCTAAATGATAAAGGATTCTCACTAGAACAATTTGGTTCTGATCCTGATCTAAAAAAAATTGTCGATAATGCATTTGAAAGAATAATTACTTCATCAGAGGGAAGAATTTTCAAATCTGATCCCGCATCAAATAATTCTGCATTACCTCTTGAGATATTTTCATTTTTAATTGCAGTAATTTTGTTAAAACTCTCTGGAATGAATACTTTGATTCGTCGATTTTCTCTAGCAGAAGCTCGTCGTGCAGAAAAATTCCTAGAAAAAGATTTGATGAATCATCAAGATGCCACAAAGGCTAAACTCTCACTACAGATACTTCACGAATTATTTTCTGTAACTGTAGAAAAAACTGATGAAGAATTTACAATTTTAGTTAGCGATTATCTAAAACACTCGATCAACTTTCATGAACGTGAATGGAAATTAATTAATCGAAAGGTTACAAAAGGAAAAGTTCACCTAACTCCACATGAAACCGTAAGACTAGTTAGAAAAGAACTAGACCGACACATTTACACCAAAATTAATTCTTCATCAACACCACAAATGATAATTGGTTTTGAAACCTATGTTGATAAGCTAAAACAACTTGCAAAAAAATTCGAGGTAAAAACCGTAGAGTCCAAAGAATTTCCTCCTTGCATTAAACATGCAATAGAAGTTTTAGAAAAAGGAGAAAACTTGCCTCACTCTGGAAGGTTTATGCTTGCAACATTTCTATTAAACAAAGGACAAACGGTGGAACAAATTGCACCATTATTCAAAAATGCACCTGATTATAATCCAAAAGTTACAATTTATCAGTTGAATCAACTTTCAGGAACCTCTGGAACTACTGAATACAAATGTCCTTCATGTGAAAAAGTAAAGAGTAAGGATCTTTGTTTTCCTGTTCCTGCATGTGACACAATAATCAATCCACTTCAGTTTGGGAGAAAAAGAGTATGA
- a CDS encoding deoxyribonuclease IV: MQIGAHISKSGTMDSWVDNAVERGCSAFQVFTRSPRSWFAKDLDLDEAKAYKEKLDASDIDRMATCAHMPYLPNLSTPEDEGYEKSIKSMIEEVKRCDKLGIPYLVTHLGSHKGSGEENGIKRLTSALNEVAKTKADVIILLENTAGQKNSVGSDFKQFAEIFAQCKPAKKFGVCLDTCHAFVAGYDLRTKAAVKKTMKEFDETVGLKNLKILHLNDSKGELNSNLDRHNHIGLGEIGNEGLGEIVKIMNKNKIPIVLETPIDDTRDDFENIRKAKSLA, encoded by the coding sequence ATGCAGATTGGTGCACATATTTCCAAATCAGGAACTATGGATAGTTGGGTAGACAATGCAGTAGAAAGAGGATGTTCAGCATTTCAGGTTTTTACTAGAAGCCCAAGAAGTTGGTTTGCAAAAGATTTGGATTTAGATGAAGCAAAAGCGTACAAAGAAAAACTTGATGCATCAGATATAGATAGAATGGCAACATGTGCACACATGCCATACTTACCAAATCTTTCAACACCAGAAGACGAAGGATATGAAAAATCAATAAAATCAATGATTGAAGAAGTGAAGAGATGTGACAAGCTTGGAATTCCTTATCTTGTTACACATCTTGGAAGTCACAAGGGTTCAGGAGAAGAAAATGGAATTAAGAGACTTACAAGTGCATTAAACGAAGTTGCAAAGACAAAAGCAGATGTAATAATTTTACTTGAAAATACTGCAGGACAAAAGAACTCAGTTGGCTCTGATTTCAAACAGTTTGCAGAGATTTTTGCACAGTGCAAACCTGCAAAAAAGTTTGGTGTTTGTTTAGACACATGTCATGCATTTGTTGCAGGATATGATTTGAGAACAAAAGCTGCAGTGAAAAAAACAATGAAAGAATTTGACGAGACGGTTGGATTAAAAAATTTAAAAATTCTACATCTAAATGATTCCAAAGGAGAATTAAATTCCAATTTAGATAGACATAATCACATCGGACTAGGAGAAATTGGAAATGAAGGTTTAGGTGAAATTGTTAAAATCATGAACAAAAATAAGATTCCAATTGTTCTAGAAACACCAATTGATGATACACGAGATGACTTTGAGAATATACGAAAGGCAAAGTCACTTGCATAA
- a CDS encoding UPF0182 family protein codes for MYSAKNEDSSQPPPDAGKFIKLGIIAIIGIIIFALAGNQAVVLSMNVTEFADVFTKPLMFSLIGGISLASIALLRVNAVKRSSIFWFFINTAINMMNRGPQDQVQQTVPNFSEYKLSGGHFALWQVTKILLLGAFFANLMFGFGLLYMIEGNDLGVENITTLFSLPFVTPPNDPTFAMDNVTPMIPALLIVIPPIIGAIGLRLILFVGIHYIIKVVTLYLHDTKEGKPRYLNYMATIEAVIGIGIIWAAFNMFFTDTIDYNTRYAIGGTFVVGFALIAFSVFDRMRARVLTHMFKRDVYIRVAAIIAIALIVGIAMGVNNSVADAKKIEYLGPYTAQQIGVNRYLAELDMINENTHEVQITSVNPNVIESYIDQNEDVLSKIRVWDWNAAFAKLKPEIGLIPYVDFEDNDILRFDDKLYWTASMKPILPSSVSLENQWYNEHLVYTHVPDGFLTLEATEGTIVDSSELFEQRAIYYGEGGLLDDTWSGYPVNRVDSAELNGAKYDGAGGVDVPPPLSWIFEPNFILSYPGESLHIMRYKDVNERMQTLYPYFLYNMFGKELDSYPVTDGKNTYWLVPLIVGFDTRDVPYSAGNPYLRLAGFALVDTYDGDISLIKNGDDFFSNMLMAQYDDQIIEAPAWLEEQIRYPQELFNWKTEMYNIYHVTDVETFIQANEFYEIPRGLDTYYIQAKPPGFEQTEFIGLLSLELRGSQGRNLAGYMIVENDMDKLGKMTFYEVPLDSETKLLGPTSVREALDRDPDFAQLKTLLRNPRIGDNILYRVGDQDTYFIPVYTAGAGGSVAQLGTIAAVGAGFTGEYYVGLGETQEEAFEAYLQKLSGVVSTSKTGETIVQLDKDERFERIMEMIGQSGLQITKPTAIQFPLSFEEGQIVFFNESDGPATQEMIDEFVAKFATGTNRVLMWEEESSLYFGVVNTVDGIAEIHYIQIQIGKN; via the coding sequence TTGTATAGTGCAAAAAATGAAGATAGCAGTCAACCACCACCAGATGCTGGTAAATTCATAAAACTTGGTATTATTGCAATAATTGGAATTATCATTTTTGCACTGGCTGGAAATCAGGCAGTAGTATTGTCAATGAACGTGACAGAATTTGCCGACGTCTTTACAAAACCATTAATGTTTTCACTTATCGGCGGTATATCTCTCGCAAGTATCGCATTGCTAAGAGTAAATGCCGTAAAAAGATCATCAATTTTTTGGTTTTTCATAAATACCGCAATTAACATGATGAACCGCGGTCCTCAAGACCAGGTTCAACAAACAGTTCCAAACTTTTCAGAATACAAATTATCTGGAGGACACTTTGCACTTTGGCAAGTCACAAAAATTCTTCTCTTAGGTGCATTTTTTGCAAATCTAATGTTTGGATTTGGTTTGTTGTACATGATAGAAGGAAATGATTTAGGAGTTGAAAATATTACAACACTATTCTCACTACCATTTGTAACTCCACCAAATGATCCAACCTTTGCAATGGATAATGTCACCCCAATGATTCCTGCACTTCTAATTGTTATTCCACCAATTATTGGCGCAATTGGGCTTCGTTTGATCCTCTTTGTTGGAATTCATTACATAATCAAAGTTGTAACGTTATACTTACACGACACAAAGGAAGGAAAGCCACGTTATCTAAATTACATGGCTACAATTGAAGCTGTTATCGGAATAGGTATTATCTGGGCTGCATTTAACATGTTTTTCACAGACACTATTGACTATAACACAAGATACGCAATAGGTGGAACCTTCGTAGTAGGATTTGCACTAATTGCATTTTCAGTATTTGATAGAATGCGTGCACGTGTTCTAACTCACATGTTCAAACGTGACGTATACATTCGTGTTGCAGCAATAATTGCAATTGCACTAATTGTTGGTATCGCAATGGGTGTAAACAACAGTGTAGCCGATGCAAAGAAGATTGAATATCTTGGTCCATATACAGCACAACAAATTGGTGTAAACCGTTACCTAGCAGAACTTGATATGATTAATGAAAATACACACGAAGTGCAAATTACTTCGGTCAACCCAAATGTTATAGAATCTTACATTGATCAAAATGAAGATGTGCTTAGTAAGATTCGTGTTTGGGATTGGAATGCAGCATTTGCAAAACTAAAACCAGAGATTGGTCTTATTCCTTATGTAGACTTTGAAGATAATGATATCCTAAGATTTGATGATAAACTATACTGGACCGCATCTATGAAACCAATACTTCCTTCATCTGTAAGTCTTGAAAACCAATGGTATAACGAACATCTTGTATACACTCACGTGCCTGATGGATTCCTTACTCTAGAAGCGACAGAAGGAACAATCGTAGACAGTTCTGAACTATTTGAACAAAGAGCAATCTACTATGGTGAAGGTGGTTTGCTTGATGATACTTGGTCTGGTTATCCTGTTAATAGAGTAGATAGTGCAGAACTTAACGGCGCAAAATATGACGGTGCTGGAGGAGTTGACGTACCACCGCCACTCTCATGGATATTTGAACCAAACTTCATCCTCTCATATCCTGGTGAATCACTTCACATTATGAGGTACAAAGATGTTAATGAAAGAATGCAGACACTTTATCCTTACTTCTTGTATAACATGTTTGGAAAAGAACTTGATAGTTATCCTGTAACTGATGGAAAGAACACCTACTGGCTTGTTCCATTGATCGTTGGATTTGATACAAGAGATGTTCCATACTCTGCAGGTAATCCGTACCTTAGATTAGCAGGATTTGCACTTGTTGATACTTACGATGGTGACATAAGCCTGATAAAAAACGGTGATGACTTTTTCTCAAACATGTTGATGGCGCAATATGATGATCAAATAATTGAGGCGCCAGCGTGGCTTGAAGAACAAATTCGTTACCCTCAAGAACTATTCAATTGGAAAACTGAAATGTACAACATTTACCACGTAACTGATGTTGAAACATTCATTCAGGCAAACGAGTTCTATGAAATTCCTAGAGGACTAGATACTTACTATATTCAAGCAAAGCCACCAGGATTTGAACAAACAGAGTTCATAGGATTACTATCATTAGAACTTCGTGGTTCTCAAGGACGTAACTTGGCAGGATACATGATTGTAGAAAACGATATGGATAAACTCGGTAAGATGACCTTCTATGAAGTTCCATTAGATTCTGAAACAAAACTTTTGGGACCAACCTCAGTAAGAGAAGCACTTGACCGTGACCCTGACTTTGCACAACTCAAAACTTTATTGAGAAATCCTAGAATTGGTGATAACATTTTGTATCGTGTAGGTGATCAAGATACTTACTTTATTCCAGTCTATACTGCAGGAGCAGGAGGATCTGTAGCACAACTAGGTACAATTGCCGCAGTAGGTGCAGGATTTACCGGAGAATATTATGTTGGTTTAGGCGAAACACAAGAAGAAGCATTTGAAGCATATCTCCAAAAGCTATCTGGTGTTGTTAGTACTAGTAAAACCGGCGAAACTATTGTACAATTAGACAAAGATGAAAGATTTGAAAGAATCATGGAAATGATTGGCCAAAGTGGTTTGCAGATAACAAAGCCAACTGCAATTCAATTCCCACTATCATTTGAGGAAGGCCAGATTGTGTTCTTTAACGAATCTGATGGACCTGCAACTCAGGAAATGATAGATGAATTTGTTGCTAAATTTGCTACAGGAACCAATAGAGTATTGATGTGGGAAGAAGAATCTTCTCTCTACTTTGGAGTAGTTAATACTGTAGACGGAATTGCAGAAATTCACTACATACAGATCCAAATCGGAAAGAACTAG
- a CDS encoding 30S ribosomal protein S6e — protein MANFKLTISDVKGKSITKELKEGDANPLMGLVIGAETDAAIVGLAGKLKITGGSDKSGVPMRGDLHGMARKRVLLSKGVGLQDTEHGLRKRKLVRGNTVSDEIFQVNCKYDGEIKDEAPPAEAAADDAPKEDKKEAPAKEDKKE, from the coding sequence ATGGCTAATTTCAAACTGACAATTTCAGATGTAAAGGGCAAATCCATTACCAAGGAACTCAAAGAGGGAGACGCAAATCCACTTATGGGTCTTGTAATAGGTGCTGAAACTGACGCTGCAATTGTAGGATTAGCTGGAAAATTGAAAATTACTGGAGGAAGTGACAAATCCGGTGTTCCAATGCGAGGTGACTTACATGGAATGGCAAGAAAACGAGTTCTATTATCAAAAGGTGTTGGTCTTCAAGATACCGAACATGGCTTGAGAAAAAGAAAACTTGTTAGAGGAAACACAGTTTCTGATGAAATATTTCAAGTAAATTGCAAATATGATGGAGAAATAAAAGACGAAGCACCTCCAGCAGAAGCAGCAGCAGATGATGCACCTAAAGAAGATAAGAAAGAAGCCCCAGCAAAAGAAGATAAGAAAGAATAG
- a CDS encoding DNA primase small subunit domain-containing protein: MNAKDITFLEDTFKKFYFENFDLLHVPDDPNQREFGYQKFNGGMNRHISLKSDKELHLLLMQNKPSDVYCSNARYMFPNLPMSEKDWQNAELIFDIDAKDLRKEHPKDNTIIKCSDCNEISQLNESCPNCQSTKLSFITLTCSDCIKSSKDEVNKLNQILTDDLGINEDNIKTFFSGNEGFHIYVPKSEYESVGSKERAEISDYIMFRGSIPETFGFRKFNMNKSSLPKFDDAGWNGRLAKHLYGTKSNRPKISQEVISGGYALFQKNLEDFRDSIGIKIDPNVTQDIHRIFRLPGSINSKSGLTKIFVEDLKKFDPYVDACFIDDEEIEVAANCPIEFSLKKKKFGPFNNEQVSVPKFAAVYMMCKGIASCV, translated from the coding sequence ATGAATGCAAAAGATATTACATTTCTAGAAGATACTTTCAAAAAATTTTATTTCGAAAACTTTGATCTTCTACACGTTCCTGATGATCCGAATCAAAGAGAATTTGGCTACCAAAAATTTAACGGCGGTATGAATAGACACATATCGCTAAAGTCTGATAAAGAACTTCATCTACTCTTAATGCAAAACAAACCTTCTGATGTTTATTGTTCTAATGCACGATACATGTTTCCAAACTTACCTATGTCTGAAAAGGATTGGCAAAACGCAGAACTAATCTTTGATATTGATGCAAAGGATCTAAGAAAAGAACATCCTAAAGATAACACAATAATCAAATGCTCTGATTGTAATGAAATTTCTCAACTCAATGAATCGTGTCCAAATTGTCAATCAACAAAACTTTCATTCATAACATTAACCTGTAGTGACTGCATAAAGTCATCAAAAGATGAAGTAAACAAACTAAATCAAATTCTTACAGATGATTTAGGCATAAATGAAGATAACATCAAGACATTCTTTTCTGGAAACGAAGGCTTTCATATCTATGTACCAAAATCTGAATACGAAAGTGTAGGTTCCAAAGAAAGAGCCGAAATTTCTGATTACATTATGTTCCGTGGAAGTATTCCTGAAACATTTGGATTTAGAAAATTTAACATGAACAAATCATCTCTCCCAAAATTTGATGATGCAGGATGGAATGGAAGACTTGCAAAACATTTGTACGGAACAAAATCAAATCGTCCAAAAATTTCTCAAGAAGTTATTTCAGGAGGTTACGCTTTATTCCAAAAAAACCTAGAAGATTTTAGAGATTCAATTGGAATAAAGATTGATCCGAATGTAACTCAAGATATTCATAGAATTTTTAGATTGCCTGGTTCTATAAACAGTAAGAGTGGTCTTACGAAAATTTTCGTAGAGGACCTGAAAAAATTTGATCCATACGTAGATGCATGTTTTATTGACGATGAGGAAATAGAAGTTGCAGCAAATTGTCCGATCGAATTTTCATTAAAAAAGAAAAAGTTTGGACCATTTAACAACGAACAAGTGTCTGTTCCAAAGTTTGCAGCTGTCTATATGATGTGTAAAGGCATAGCATCATGCGTATAA
- the glyS gene encoding glycine--tRNA ligase: MNYESVMKLALERAFYFPSCEVYGDAQAGFWEYGPTGVSVKNKFLELWRRELVRRDRMLEIDGSQIMSKSVFEASGHLGNFADPIIKCKKCGLTFRADKLISEIANVEIPESADLEDFDKMIQEKNIVCTKCKGEFESAKKFNMMFRVGIGPEDEEAYLRPETCQSIFVDFPRLFKTMRGKLPLGIAQVGKSFRNEIAPRQSLLRLREFYQAEIEVFCNPGKLNELDKFSEIENTTLRIQISDDIQVMTCKEAVEKGVIPNKFVAYYLGLLTEFYKKTGIDMEKSRFRKLGEKEKAFYADVAFDFEVNTTIGWLELVACNYRSDYDLSSHAKKSKEKFEVMDNDEKVLPHVFEISMGIDRSLYTILEHSLKEDKENERMVLSIKPYLAPTHVGVLSLVKKDGLSEKTDEIYRLIRTKFDSFLDHSGAIGRRYRRLDEIGAPFAITVDHQTKEDNTVTIRRRDDMAQERVNISELESILAKETAYP; this comes from the coding sequence ATGAATTACGAAAGTGTCATGAAACTTGCATTGGAAAGAGCATTTTACTTTCCAAGTTGTGAGGTTTATGGTGATGCTCAAGCAGGTTTTTGGGAGTATGGCCCAACAGGTGTTAGTGTAAAAAATAAGTTTCTTGAATTATGGAGAAGAGAGTTAGTACGAAGAGACAGAATGCTTGAGATTGATGGTTCACAGATAATGTCAAAATCAGTATTTGAGGCATCAGGTCATCTTGGAAACTTTGCAGACCCAATCATAAAATGTAAAAAATGTGGATTAACATTTAGAGCTGATAAATTAATTTCTGAAATTGCTAATGTAGAAATTCCAGAAAGTGCAGATTTAGAAGACTTTGATAAAATGATTCAAGAAAAAAATATTGTGTGTACAAAGTGTAAAGGAGAATTTGAATCTGCAAAAAAATTTAACATGATGTTTAGAGTAGGAATTGGTCCTGAAGATGAAGAAGCATATCTCAGACCAGAAACATGTCAATCAATATTTGTTGATTTCCCAAGATTATTCAAAACTATGCGTGGAAAGCTTCCTTTAGGAATAGCACAGGTAGGAAAGAGTTTCCGAAATGAGATCGCACCTAGACAAAGTCTTTTGAGATTAAGAGAGTTTTATCAAGCAGAAATAGAGGTTTTTTGTAATCCAGGAAAATTAAATGAGTTAGATAAGTTTTCAGAAATTGAAAATACTACACTACGAATTCAGATTTCAGATGATATTCAAGTAATGACATGTAAAGAAGCAGTAGAAAAAGGAGTTATTCCAAACAAGTTCGTTGCATATTATCTTGGACTGTTAACAGAATTTTATAAAAAGACAGGAATTGATATGGAGAAAAGTAGATTCAGAAAGCTTGGAGAAAAAGAAAAAGCGTTCTATGCTGATGTTGCATTTGATTTTGAAGTAAATACTACAATTGGATGGTTAGAACTTGTTGCATGTAACTATAGATCAGATTATGATTTATCAAGTCACGCAAAGAAAAGTAAAGAAAAATTTGAGGTTATGGATAATGATGAAAAAGTTTTACCACATGTATTTGAAATATCAATGGGTATTGACAGAAGTCTTTACACAATTTTAGAACATTCACTAAAAGAAGATAAAGAAAATGAGAGAATGGTTCTATCAATCAAGCCATATTTAGCTCCAACACATGTAGGAGTTTTATCATTGGTGAAAAAAGATGGACTCTCTGAAAAAACTGATGAGATTTACCGTCTAATTAGAACAAAATTTGATTCATTTTTAGATCATTCTGGTGCAATTGGGCGAAGATACAGAAGATTAGATGAGATTGGAGCACCATTTGCAATAACTGTAGACCATCAAACAAAAGAGGACAATACAGTTACCATTCGTAGGAGAGACGACATGGCTCAGGAACGCGTCAATATTTCAGAATTAGAGTCAATTCTTGCAAAAGAGACAGCATATCCATAA
- a CDS encoding type 1 glutamine amidotransferase: MLLLVDNGSVFTKDIANTLSNSGIKFDQKSSDQINLDDISDYDSFILSGRRNNDSQMNAKNSKIILHAVNEKKKLLGICYGAEILALALGGTIRKSSVIRGEQEIISNDNTLCEGKNTVFESHSYEISKLGSSLDVIAESENCKNEIVKHKELLIYGTQFHPEMTKDGQSMIEKFVKL, translated from the coding sequence GTGTTACTTCTAGTTGATAACGGCTCTGTCTTTACAAAAGACATAGCCAACACTCTTTCAAATTCTGGAATAAAATTTGATCAAAAATCATCTGATCAAATTAATCTTGATGACATTTCTGATTATGATTCTTTCATTTTGTCAGGTCGACGAAATAATGATTCACAAATGAATGCAAAAAACTCTAAAATTATTCTACATGCAGTAAATGAAAAAAAGAAACTTTTAGGAATTTGTTATGGTGCAGAAATCTTAGCTCTTGCTCTTGGTGGAACTATTCGTAAATCATCAGTGATACGAGGCGAACAAGAAATTATTTCTAATGATAATACTTTGTGTGAAGGGAAAAATACCGTATTTGAAAGTCATTCATATGAAATTTCTAAACTTGGGAGTTCATTAGATGTTATAGCGGAATCTGAGAACTGTAAAAATGAAATTGTAAAGCATAAAGAACTCTTAATTTATGGAACACAATTTCATCCAGAAATGACTAAAGATGGTCAGTCAATGATAGAAAAATTTGTAAAACTTTGA